CCATCCCGCAGGgacccctgcagccctgccaccCCTCGGCCACTGTATGGGCTGCCTGCCGTGCCCTCCTACCCATCCCATAGCCCAGCTCTACCctgcccccagtccctgcaTCCCTTTTTGGGGTGACCTCGGcatcctgccctggccctgacGCCGTGGCATAGGACAAAGCACCTTATCGATGCTCTCGGCCGTGGCAGCATCAgtgcccagccccacagcctgccctgctgcagagcccctggctgggctggacAAAACTCGTTGCCCAGCCCCTACTTGGTGTGTGGCTCGAGGTGCCGGTGATGGTCACGGGGCCGTGTGCCACGGCGGGGCCGGCAGAGGCGGGAGGGCACCCCACTGCCCTTTCTCAGTGCGTGGGCACGCCAGGCCGCTGCGATGCTCTCCACctgtggggatggggagaggaATGGGGGCattaaaacccaaaccccaccctgcagcctcctccagccctggagtTGAGCCAGGATACCCCAAGAACTGGCAGCAGCTCACCGGGATGAGCAGATCCCGCTGGTTGTGGCTCTCCAGTGTCACCAGTTCGCTGGGTGCCAGCAAGGGCAGGCGCAGCTCCcgcacaggcagagcagccacCTCAGGCACCGGCCGCTCCAGGACAGCCTGACAACAGCAGTGTGTGAGGGATAGGGCTGGTGatgccctgggcactggggaagGCAGGGGCTTGGGGGGAGTGACACAGCTCCTGTGTCCATcacacagccctgggacaggGTGCCTGGGTTCCCAGCGTGGGCACCCCTGGGTGGTTGCCGCTGCGTTACACTCACCGAGCTGACGTGTGCCCACTCCCGCACAGCCTGCACCAGGTCCAGCTCATCCACGGCCAGGCGGTCGCTGCGCAGCACCCGCGCCAGCACCACGTCCGAGAGCTCACGGAAGCCCTGTGTCCGCACCActgcctgccagcacagcacagcaccagGGCACTGGAACCACGACCCCACACAACCACTACCCCAGCAATGGGCCATCTGACTCATCCTGGTGCCATCCCTGCCTGGCACACCAGCATCTCCCCCCCAGACCTCAATCCTCTGGCACCCCAGTACCCCCAGCCTGCCTCTGCCTAACACCCAGCATCTTCTCTCCAAATACCATTTGCTCCTTTTCCCAGTCTCCAGGCACCCCATTCTTAGGGGCCCGGCTCCCTTGCCTCATGCTGTGTCCCACAGTGTTCTCCACACCAGGTGCCCCCCAAGCCCTGGGGTACCCTGCACCATGCTCCCCCATCACCTGGTGCCGTACCGCGGTGCAGCCCTCGATGAAggccaggcagtgctgctggaggtcTGTCTGCCCATAGGCCACCGCAGCCTGTGGGACAACACAGACACCTGCAAGTctggggcctggggcaggagggaccccCCGTCAAAGCCCTACAGAGACATGGGCACTCTCAGGGACCCAGGTGAGGTGAACATCCCTGTGTGTGGGTACCATGGTGAGGGTGTgggaggaaggggaccttcTGGCTGCCCCAAGacaaagggtttttttgatcATCCAGCCCCACCATCAGACGTTATTTTCCACTGCTGCTCAGAAACATCACCCAGCCCACAGTGGGGGAGAAGCCCTGGTGTTTCTCTCACAAGGTCACTCTGTGGGCACGTGGGACCACCAGTGCTCCTTGTGTGGGCACAGGGCCAGCTTAAAGCCCCCCCCACAAGTGCCCTatgccctgctgccagcaccagcCTGACCCATAGCTGCCATcccccactgcagcaggaattTGGGGTGCTCTCATTTCCCCCAGCCCTACTGAGCAATGCTTgtcccagggctggcactgccctgggcaccaggagggcatgtccctgtccccctgtggTGGCAGCCCCTGCGTGCAGGGTATTTGGGACCAGCACAGGCAGGGTGAACATCACCTCCCCCTCCACCACAGCAGGGGACCAGCACTGACGCAAGTGGAGATGGAAGACGAGctgtttttttcaggtttgttttgttctggggttttggggtttcttgttttgtttcctcCAGGCCAGTTTTAGCTCTGTTTATGCCACGGTGGTCTGGCGTCACATCTGgctggagctctgtgctctggggcAGGCACCTCACTCCAAGAGGATCCCTTCAGCTTGTGGGAGATGAAACAAATCCCCTTTCTCTGGGGAACAGCCTTGGTCCTACCAAGGAGCATGGCAGAGCCATTAGGACCTCCCTAAGGCTGTTTTTAGGTGCCCTAACTCTCAGCAGGGGTTTTGGGACTGGCTCCCAGAAACCCAGTGACTCCCCATTTCATGCAGATGATGGCAAGGCCCTGGCACTGGGGAGTTctggccagccctgctcagggcagtgtGAGGACATTTCTCTGACAGGCTCTGGTGGCCCCAGTGTCTCTTGCAGCCCTGGTACAATGTGCCTGAGAGCTGGCAGGACAGCTTATGGGCCAAAGCTGGGGAGACAGTGGTAGCCCCACCATCCAGCCAACAGCAGGAGGGTCAGGCCTGCTCCTGCCTCAAATTTTATGgttatttttaagcttttttgaCACTACTGGTGTCACTCTTACCTGCAGAGCCTCGCAGACCTGCTCCACGCTCAGAGTGTCCTTGATGAACTTGACGCAGAGCTGGAAGGCAGACAGGGAAAGGGTTGGCAGAGCAGGGACCCAACCCTGCCATCCCCACGTGCAACTCTCAGCATCCCCTGAGTCCTCAGGACATGGGACATGGGGCAGAGGCACTTCCAGCCCCCCCAGGGTTTCATAAGATAGCAGTGGGCTGTGGGATGAGGTCTTGCAGCATGGCTGTGGGCAGACACCTCGGCCACTGATTAAACCAGGGACCAAGCTTGATTTGACCAAACCCAGCCAACCTGATAGCCCCAGGTGGGTCCCATCACCCTGTGGACAAACAGCAGTCATGTTCTGTCACAGGGGACAATCCTGGTGCCAGATGCAGTGCATTAGGCGTTCCCAGCTTTAACTCAGCCTGCCTGtcagctgtgctctgcctgtGACTCCTGGGGGACTCTTCCAGTATCCCACACGAGTGATGCAGGTTGGATGCAGCCAGACCTGCACATTTACCAGCAAGTGGGACCTCACTCCTGCCCATCTCAGCTGCCTGGCAGAGAGAGTCCCTGGGAAACCCAAGGGGATGTCACATGCAGGGAGAAGTcagctggggcagaagggcccTGAGTCATTGGCAGGAGGGACATGATGTCATCCTGCATCTAGGGACACAGTCACAGGCTTCCCCAGCTGTCCTTGGTCAgccccctttcccctcctcatGGCTCTCCCCACTGCAGGTCATCCCCCCTGAGGATGCATTTGCTGGGTGATGGGGTGTGAATTGTGTGGCTGGAGCACTGGATCCCCCTTTTTTTCAACACCCCTTAAGCTGTTTGACAGCTCTGTGCCACATTGGAACTTTGCCCCCACAGGGCGATGGGGCAGGTCCCATCCCACCACCCTGGCACACAGCAGCCTGCAGTTCCTAAGCTCCTGAGGTCCTTCCACAGCgtggtgggaagggaggggaagtCCTGGCCCGAGGCAGCAGGTCACGCGTTCAGCCCGCTGTAATTCAGGAATCAGCCTGATGACGTGGCCTGGCCACCCTCCCCAACAccgagctgctccagctccctgccccctcctcaTCCGGCTCACACCCCTCCTCTTTgctccctgctgccctcccagAACTTTCCCACCCAAAGCAGCATCCCCCTGGCAGCACCACAGCCGGGGTGCTGACTGCTCCCAAGGGTCGGGGCTTTCGTTACTGCATCACTGTCAGATGACCAGAGAGAAATCGTGGGCAACGGCACAGGggctttcctgctgccctctgcTGTGTGGGAGACGTGAAACCCCACAGTCTTCCCCATGATTTCCCAGGATTCCCCTGCGGGATTTCTGGACAGTGGTGCACCCCCTCAAGGGGGATCCCCTTCCAGGATCAAGAAGCAGGACTGAGCCTGCATTGGACCTGAGTGATACACCACAGTGCTTTCCTCAGAGCCACCTCCAGCCACCAGCTATGCAGGGACCATCCTGGGGTGCTCCCCAGCATGGGGACACTCAGACACCACCACCCCCACTCTAAACAGGGCCGTACCTTGCACAGGTCCTGCAAGCCATATTCCACCGATGAGGTCAGCACCTCCAGTGCCTGCAGGCAAAAGGGATCTTGTGAGAATCAGCATGCAGGGCCATGAATGGGCACAGCAACCCAAGGGCTTGTGTGCTCCTGCCTCCATGGGAGGTCCCAGGTGGGGTACAGGGGGTAAGGCTGCCACATGCAGGTAAATTTAAGTCTCCTGCTgtggtgtccccattcccagcatcCAGGCTGTGCACAGCCAGCTGTTCCAAGGCTGGGACAAGGTGCTCTGGACACCCCAC
This genomic window from Pseudopipra pipra isolate bDixPip1 chromosome 9, bDixPip1.hap1, whole genome shotgun sequence contains:
- the BTBD19 gene encoding BTB/POZ domain-containing protein 19; the protein is MAGPCSARLQGDVSAFTSALRSLVNNPQFSDVTFVVGPEQQKVFAHRCVLACRCQAFRGMLAQVPVGSQDSSSSVPAQGPFILGNVQPEVFLAVIEFLYTNSVTLNNHIALEVLTSSVEYGLQDLCKLCVKFIKDTLSVEQVCEALQAAVAYGQTDLQQHCLAFIEGCTAAVVRTQGFRELSDVVLARVLRSDRLAVDELDLVQAVREWAHVSSAVLERPVPEVAALPVRELRLPLLAPSELVTLESHNQRDLLIPVESIAAAWRAHALRKGSGVPSRLCRPRRGTRPRDHHRHLEPHTK